A single Drosophila miranda strain MSH22 chromosome XR, D.miranda_PacBio2.1, whole genome shotgun sequence DNA region contains:
- the LOC108165345 gene encoding RNA polymerase II degradation factor 1 has translation MAPNKSYGASARTTGARTSGVRSSGTMTSGAGPYRSNTSPERGRTRRAAPIVYPESVLTRSSTSQTQTRSRIGMQLLRDLAQTLPASPSRISPTTNGNVRRIRHRSRVEQSGPSELVLNRSVPMQSRTAFGGPVPMAVGIPVREVSGKDTPRRVRIRAQGKDAGERTFKNERPSISMSNTSTARKIPMRTDSNLSQQYKRTSQSPQSPIVMVSAPAKLDKPVKKADTVNQDIEQAAGLADKNKSVASAPQPGEVKPVAGNEDKDETLQLEKVDPTATAGAGAEDKTEASAMSQPCMKIFPCFRGEYPTRNRPAPYQWFEQTGFNSGGTGTGSGNAGKENILTTCEVTEETFLSIGCDCDEKALWSSGQGAPQFMGALPGSEQGQTPFRNIAPQQQGGPSCMEQQPRCMPQSQSSAVQRQQPMYGCYPTQNPSQNMYNQQQQQQQQQQKQQQQQQPSCCGLTEMLAQQLHQQMQEAQAQIAQVQLQLNNATQQTNVNDQIGNEEPYWPSKDSDKEDDMGGDDTGYTTDQSLNISCSCSAMYQEPQQQEPLHATGSCLMMPPCSYPPPAQPPFQFPDQQEQNPWQQRPSRPPCQQKQQFPCQQQQQQQFPCQQQHQQQFPCQQQQKYSNEQQFPCQQQQQSSPPPCHCCCQRYGKMRYMMPRRWPC, from the exons ATGGCCCCCAACAAAAGCTACGGTGCCAGCGCAAGGACGACAGGCGCAAGGACAAGCGGCGTAAGGTCAAGCGGCACAATGACAAGCGGCGCTGGTCCCTATCGGAGCAATACGAGTCCCGAACGTGGACGCACCCGAAGGGCCGCTCCCATCGTCTATCCGGAATCCGTGCTCACGAGGTCAAGCACATCCCAGACCCAGACACGCAGCCGGATCGGAATGCAGCTGCTTCGGGACCTGGCGCAGACTCTGCCGGCGTCCCCATCACGGATCTCGCCCACAACAAACGGCAATGTGCGCCGTATTCGACACCGATCCAGGGTGGAACAGAGTGGACCGTCGGAATTGGTGTTGAATAGATCGGTGCCCATGCAGTCAAGGACAGCGTTTGGGGGGCCCGTGCCCATGGCCGTGGGGATACCGGTCAGAGAGGTGTCCGGCAAGGATACTCCCAGGAGGGTGAGAATCAGGGCCCAAGGCAAAGATGCTGGGGAGCGGACTTTCAAGAACGAAAGACCCTCCATCTCCATGAGCAACACTAGTACCGCCCGAAAGATTCCCATGCGAACAGACTCCAATCTTAGCCAGCAGTACAAGAGGACTTCCCAGTCGCCCCAATCGCCTATCGTCATGGTGAGCGCCCCTGCAAAACTGGATAAGCCGGTCAAGAAAGCAGATACAGTAAACCAGGACATAGAGCAGGCTGCCGGACTTGCCGATAAAAACAAGTCCGTGGCGTCTGCTCCACAGCCAGGTGAAGTAAAGCCCGTCGCTGGCAATGAGGATAAAGACGAGACCTTACAGCTGGAGAAAGTGGACCCCACCGCAAccgctggggctggggctgaaGACAAGACTGAAGCAAGTGCCATGTCCCAGCCGTGTATGAAGATCTTTCCGTGCTTCCGTGGGGAATATCCCACGCGCAATCGGCCTGCGCCTTATCAGTGGTTCGAGCAAACCGGATTTAATTCTGGTGGCACGGGCACTGGCTCTGGCAACGCAGGCAAGGAAAACATTCTCACCACCTGCGAGGTGACCGAGGAGACCTTTCTGAG CATCGGATGCGATTGTGATGAGAAGGCTTTATGGTCGTCGGGGCAGGGGGCTCCCCAGTTCATGGGTGCGCTGCCGGGATCGGAGCAGGGACAGACGCCGTTCAGAAACATTGCACCGCAGCAACAGGGTGGACCGTCCTGTATGGAGCAGCAGCCACGGTGTATGCCCCAAAGCCAGTCATCTGCTGTGCAGCGCCAACAGCCAATGTACGGATGCTATCCCACTCAGAACCCCTCGCAAAACATGTACaatcaacagcaacagcagcagcagcagcaacaaaagcaacagcagcagcagcagcccagcTGCTGTGGACTGACCGAAATGCTGGCCCAGCAGCTGCACCAACAGATGCAGGAGGCGCAGGCCCAGATAGCACAGGTCCAGCTCCAGTTGAACAACGCCACCCAGCAGACAAATGTGAACGATCAGATCGGCAACGAAGAGCCGTATTGGCCAAGCAAGGACTCGGACAAGGAAGACGATATGGGTGGTGATGATACGGGCTACACCACTGATCAGTCCTTGAATATCTCGTGCTCATGCTCGGCGATGTATCAAGAGCCACAACAGCAGGAACCGTTGCATGCGACTGGATCCTGTCTGATGATGCCCCCCTGTTCATATCCGCCGCCAGCACAGCCGCCATTTCAGTTTCCCGATCAACAGGAGCAAAATCCTTGGCAACAGCGACCTTCTCGACCTCCTTGTCAGCAAAAGCAGCAGTTTCCttgccagcaacagcagcagcagcagttcccatgccagcagcagcaccagcagcagtttccatgccagcagcaacagaaataTTCCAACGAGCAGCAGTTTCcgtgccagcagcagcagcagtcatcTCCCCCTCcctgcca ctgctgctgccagcgGTATGGCAAAATGCGCTACATGATGCCGCGACGCTGGCCGTGCTAA
- the LOC108153664 gene encoding uncharacterized protein LOC108153664 isoform X2, with protein MSACIRDPPQTLMFCYNCKAVYRGVPFRPCPQCCARYTFQQPLYCPEEFEKFSAMGSPCFQCKQPDCPPEEDGYEKCPEDAAAKGKGKKTVRANNEPKRTGKKTPGKGQGPSGMPGKGAKSRAAQEGSSEQGTVPRTQVMQGMTPCQCGVYPQQRGMPVPGTQVPIPRCRIGPFGAIGPEGSAPNTGYADPGSMPLGCGAQGMTCCGLQCMPGYCSQGMQIYEADGQTSNIYGAPGPVRSPYSQPGLPNGQYGAGTPPGCPPVRAAGLPSKRGQQFNPCTGELVCTCRARCDLYSRKSPQKNNSYGEGCDQYNRKVEAFQRVLKSLQLCYPANGLQDCCLQQPIDLEMANKTGEGEPKRTKKSSPKRKPSKSDTNSKKAASPAVAPDAKSNASVSPSTQPAIGEDTKAVTPDASTANAPCACPPAVSSRPSMRSFCCNTSCMISSDECTQTASGKSNKYPSDCTPDQGEPAAAPQPPSSCQICCNGNCNSCCWPYYYCYNPYTGCYYWYPNPNCCNGCQSCCAPNPLEKIPEKPQGKEAAPGKRASAAAAAAGPKGKKKNDRKVGGGPELMKKNNLYDERMSCNQSFSLGCNQGCNLICAIPKAPNCSRPHQPFEAGSYPRRSPTAQPRDCSPYGQIGVAGKIGGKNC; from the exons ATGTCCGCATGCATACGGGATCCGCCTCAGACTCTGATGTTCTGCTATAACTGCAAGGCGGTGTATAGAGG agTTCCTTTCAGGCCATGCCCCCAATGTTGCGCTAGATATACGTTCCAGCAGCCCCTCTACTGTCCGGAGGAGTTCGAAAAGTTCTCGGCCATGGGCTCTCCATGCTTTCAGTGCAAACAGCCGGATTGTCCACCCGAGGAGGATGGGTATGAAAAATGTCCGGAAGATGCCGCAGCAAAGGGAAAGGGTAAAAAG ACTGTTAGGGCAAACAATGAACCAAAGCGGACGGGTAAAAAGACGCCTGGGAAAGGACAAGGACCGTCTGGCATGCCTGGTAAAGGAGCTAAGAGTCGGGCTGCCCAAGAAGGATCATCCGAGCAGGGTACGGTTCCTAGGACTCAGGTGATGCAAGGAATGACTCCTTGTCAGTGTGGTGTTTACCCTCAACAACGAGGAATGCCTGTTCCGGGGACACAAGTCCCAATACCCAGATGTCGAATAGGACCTTTCGGAGCTATAGGACCTGAAGGATCAGCACCAAATACAGGGTATGCAGATCCAGGATCCATGCCACTGGGGTGTGGCGCACAAGGTATGACCTGTTGTGGCCTACAATGTATGCCAGGATATTGTTCACAAGGTATGCAGATATATGAGGCTGATGGACAAACATCAAATATTTACGGAGCTCCTGGACCCGTAAGATCACCGTATTCACAACCTGGTTTACCCAATGGACAATATGGGGCTGGCACCCCTCCTGGATGTCCCCCAGTACGGGCAGCGGGACTGCCCAGCAAACGTGGGCAACAGTTTAATCCCTGCACGGGGGAGCTCGTGTGCACATGTCGAGCTCGGTGCGATTTGTATTCAAGGAAGTCGCCACAAAAGAATAACAGCTATGGAGAAGGCTGTGATCAGTACAATCGAAAAGTGGAAGCTTTTCAGCG CGTGCTCAAATCGCTGCAATTGTGTTATCCAGCGAATGGTTTGCAGGACTGCTGTCTCCAGCAGCCCATCGACCTAGAGATGGCCAACAAGACGGGTGAGGGCGAACCCAAGAGGACAAAGAAATCGTCACCGAAACGCAAACCTTCCAAAAGCGATACAAATAGTAAGAAGGCTGCCTCCCCTGCAGTTGCACCCGATGCCAAATCAAACGCATCAGTGTCGCCTTCCACCCAACCGGCAATTGGGGAAGACACAAAGGCTGTAACGCCTGACGCATCCACCGCGAATGCTCCCTGTGCGTGTCCCCCTGCAGTCAGTTCGCGACCATCGATGCGCTCCTTCTGCTGCAACACCAGCTGCATGATAAG CTCCGACGAATGCACGCAGACGGCATCGGGAAAGTCCAATAAGTACCCATCTGATTGCACGCCAGATCAGGGcgaaccagcagcagcaccacaaCCACCCAGTTCCTGCCAAATCTGCTGCAATGGCAACTGCAATTCCTGCTGCTGGCCCTACTACTACTGCTACAACCCATACACTGGCTGCTACTACTGGTACCCGAATCCCAATTGCTGCAATGGCTGCCAAAGTTGCTGTGCGCCGAATCCTCTGGAGAAGATACCCGAAAAACCCCAGGGCAAGGAAGCAGCTCCAGGGAAAagagcatcagcagcagcagctgccgcaGGGCCCAAAGGAAAGAAGAAAAATGATAGGAAAGTGGGCGGCGGGCCAGAGCTGATGAAGAAGAACAATCTCTACGACGAAAGAATGAGCTGTAACCAGAGCTTCAGCCTGGGCTGTAACCAGGGCTGTAACCTTATATGCGCCATCCCCAAAGCGCCAAACTGCAGCCGCCCACATCAGCCATTTGAGGCAGGCTCTTATCCCAGGCGTTCTCCCACGGCGCAGCCCCGTGACTGCTCCCCCTATGGGCAGATTGGAGTGGCCGGCAAAATTGGAGGCAAAAACTGTTGA
- the LOC108153664 gene encoding uncharacterized protein LOC108153664 isoform X1, whose translation MSACIRDPPQTLMFCYNCKAVYRGVPFRPCPQCCARYTFQQPLYCPEEFEKFSAMGSPCFQCKQPDCPPEEDGYEKCPEDAAAKGKGKKVTLAIKKGQKQKTEKPKTKAGTKQTVRANNEPKRTGKKTPGKGQGPSGMPGKGAKSRAAQEGSSEQGTVPRTQVMQGMTPCQCGVYPQQRGMPVPGTQVPIPRCRIGPFGAIGPEGSAPNTGYADPGSMPLGCGAQGMTCCGLQCMPGYCSQGMQIYEADGQTSNIYGAPGPVRSPYSQPGLPNGQYGAGTPPGCPPVRAAGLPSKRGQQFNPCTGELVCTCRARCDLYSRKSPQKNNSYGEGCDQYNRKVEAFQRVLKSLQLCYPANGLQDCCLQQPIDLEMANKTGEGEPKRTKKSSPKRKPSKSDTNSKKAASPAVAPDAKSNASVSPSTQPAIGEDTKAVTPDASTANAPCACPPAVSSRPSMRSFCCNTSCMISSDECTQTASGKSNKYPSDCTPDQGEPAAAPQPPSSCQICCNGNCNSCCWPYYYCYNPYTGCYYWYPNPNCCNGCQSCCAPNPLEKIPEKPQGKEAAPGKRASAAAAAAGPKGKKKNDRKVGGGPELMKKNNLYDERMSCNQSFSLGCNQGCNLICAIPKAPNCSRPHQPFEAGSYPRRSPTAQPRDCSPYGQIGVAGKIGGKNC comes from the exons ATGTCCGCATGCATACGGGATCCGCCTCAGACTCTGATGTTCTGCTATAACTGCAAGGCGGTGTATAGAGG agTTCCTTTCAGGCCATGCCCCCAATGTTGCGCTAGATATACGTTCCAGCAGCCCCTCTACTGTCCGGAGGAGTTCGAAAAGTTCTCGGCCATGGGCTCTCCATGCTTTCAGTGCAAACAGCCGGATTGTCCACCCGAGGAGGATGGGTATGAAAAATGTCCGGAAGATGCCGCAGCAAAGGGAAAGGGTAAAAAGGTGACTTTAGCAATCAAAAAGgggcaaaaacaaaaaacagaaaaaccgAAGACTAAGGCCGGAACTAAACAGACTGTTAGGGCAAACAATGAACCAAAGCGGACGGGTAAAAAGACGCCTGGGAAAGGACAAGGACCGTCTGGCATGCCTGGTAAAGGAGCTAAGAGTCGGGCTGCCCAAGAAGGATCATCCGAGCAGGGTACGGTTCCTAGGACTCAGGTGATGCAAGGAATGACTCCTTGTCAGTGTGGTGTTTACCCTCAACAACGAGGAATGCCTGTTCCGGGGACACAAGTCCCAATACCCAGATGTCGAATAGGACCTTTCGGAGCTATAGGACCTGAAGGATCAGCACCAAATACAGGGTATGCAGATCCAGGATCCATGCCACTGGGGTGTGGCGCACAAGGTATGACCTGTTGTGGCCTACAATGTATGCCAGGATATTGTTCACAAGGTATGCAGATATATGAGGCTGATGGACAAACATCAAATATTTACGGAGCTCCTGGACCCGTAAGATCACCGTATTCACAACCTGGTTTACCCAATGGACAATATGGGGCTGGCACCCCTCCTGGATGTCCCCCAGTACGGGCAGCGGGACTGCCCAGCAAACGTGGGCAACAGTTTAATCCCTGCACGGGGGAGCTCGTGTGCACATGTCGAGCTCGGTGCGATTTGTATTCAAGGAAGTCGCCACAAAAGAATAACAGCTATGGAGAAGGCTGTGATCAGTACAATCGAAAAGTGGAAGCTTTTCAGCG CGTGCTCAAATCGCTGCAATTGTGTTATCCAGCGAATGGTTTGCAGGACTGCTGTCTCCAGCAGCCCATCGACCTAGAGATGGCCAACAAGACGGGTGAGGGCGAACCCAAGAGGACAAAGAAATCGTCACCGAAACGCAAACCTTCCAAAAGCGATACAAATAGTAAGAAGGCTGCCTCCCCTGCAGTTGCACCCGATGCCAAATCAAACGCATCAGTGTCGCCTTCCACCCAACCGGCAATTGGGGAAGACACAAAGGCTGTAACGCCTGACGCATCCACCGCGAATGCTCCCTGTGCGTGTCCCCCTGCAGTCAGTTCGCGACCATCGATGCGCTCCTTCTGCTGCAACACCAGCTGCATGATAAG CTCCGACGAATGCACGCAGACGGCATCGGGAAAGTCCAATAAGTACCCATCTGATTGCACGCCAGATCAGGGcgaaccagcagcagcaccacaaCCACCCAGTTCCTGCCAAATCTGCTGCAATGGCAACTGCAATTCCTGCTGCTGGCCCTACTACTACTGCTACAACCCATACACTGGCTGCTACTACTGGTACCCGAATCCCAATTGCTGCAATGGCTGCCAAAGTTGCTGTGCGCCGAATCCTCTGGAGAAGATACCCGAAAAACCCCAGGGCAAGGAAGCAGCTCCAGGGAAAagagcatcagcagcagcagctgccgcaGGGCCCAAAGGAAAGAAGAAAAATGATAGGAAAGTGGGCGGCGGGCCAGAGCTGATGAAGAAGAACAATCTCTACGACGAAAGAATGAGCTGTAACCAGAGCTTCAGCCTGGGCTGTAACCAGGGCTGTAACCTTATATGCGCCATCCCCAAAGCGCCAAACTGCAGCCGCCCACATCAGCCATTTGAGGCAGGCTCTTATCCCAGGCGTTCTCCCACGGCGCAGCCCCGTGACTGCTCCCCCTATGGGCAGATTGGAGTGGCCGGCAAAATTGGAGGCAAAAACTGTTGA